The genomic segment ACTATGAACCCGACCCAACTTACTCGTATCATAGACAAAGCAATGCGGAACATAATAATCTTTCTGATTTATAAGGCTTTTACAGACTCTAAGGTCTCCTCCGTCGATGATTTATTTATTCACTCTTGCGCTCTTCCTGATTGATCctctagaaagaaagaaaaaggtctcgttaattaaaattacatagCAGCCTTTTCTCTGTATCCTCTAAATTCTCTCAAAGCTCCCTTCGTAGATAAacccttcttctctttgttgaaACAATAAACAGGCGCCTGCCATTTCTCATCCTCTAAGACCGCACCAACCTCAAATGTCATTAGATGAGCCTCCCTCCCTGCAACAAAATTTCCACTCATTTAAGATGAATTTTTGCGTAGAAAATAAAACCGAGGTTTCATGCTAAGTAGAGAATGGCAAGGCGATATCACCTGTATAGAAGATCCATTGCACGGGTCTCTTGGTTTCAACATCCTCATAGTACCATATAAAGTCTACTTTCTCCCATACATTGCAGAGAAACCCACTCACATTTTTTTGGCCTAGATACTTGGCTCCATCTAGCCAGTTTGGTCGCAGGATTCCAACCTTATGACATCATAAAATTCCAAGCCTATTCAGCAAGTTACTATTTTACAAAAACCATTACAGACTCGACtattatcaaaacaaaacaaccaagtctTCGTATATATGGAAAGTCACGCAGCACCCTCATCCCCTGATCCTACAGGTTTCTTTCTACTCAACCAAAGTCCTCTTGTAAACCAACCTAATCTCCTGATCTTGGTTAAGGATTTTGCAGAGTATTATCACAGTCACCAGACTTCAGATAAGATGAGAGGGCTTATAATAAATACCAAGCACAAAGAGTATTGGCAAAATCATAATTACACGCTACATGCTACTGCTCTCAGGAGATTTCAGTTTCCTACTCAAAATGAAAAACTCAAACCTCTCAATGCGTATCCTAATCAGACATTATAACTAAGGTCCTTTGTTGCTTCTAATTGGAACAATCTCTGGCTTTCTAACTCTCTCATTTTCCCAGCAAAAtcacacaaatcaaaaacaaaattgaccaAATCGGTAAATTTGTCGCCCAAATTTGAATTTGTTCCTATTCTACAGCCAGAAGGTATTCTGagtatttatttaaacaaaaaaaaaaaaaaaaaaaaaaaNNNNNNNNNNNNNNNNNNNNNNNNNNNNNNNNNNNNNNNNNNNNNNNNNNNNNNNNNNNNNNNNNNNNNNNNNNNNNNNNNNNNNNNNNNNNNNNNNNNNNNNNNNNNNNNNNNNNNNNNNNNNNNNNNNNNNNNNNNNNNNNNNNNNNNNNNNNNNNNNNNNNNNNNNNNNNNNNNNNNNNNNNNNNNNNNNNNNNNNNNNNNNNNNNNNNNNNNNNNNNNNNNNNNNNNNNNNNNNNNNNNNNNNNNNNNNNNNNNNNNNNNNNNNNNNNNNNNNNNNNNNNNNNNNNNNNNNNNNNNNNNNNNNNNNNNNNNNNNNNNNNNNNNNNNNNNNNNNNNNNNNNNNNNNNNNNNNNNNNNNNNNNNNNNNNNNNNNNNNNNNNNNNNNNNNNNNNNNNNNNNNNNNNNNNNNNNNNNNNNNNNNNNNNNNNNNNNNNNNNNNNNNNNNNNNNNNNNNNNNNNNNNNNNNNNNNNNNNNNNNNNNNNNNNNNCATCGAGAGATCGCCGGAGTAATTCATAAACATTAACGCGTGGAACTGGTGTGGCCATGGCGTCGGTACCGGCTCATCGGCGGTGGCGATTTCAACGCCGGCGGTTAAAACGATGAAGATGACGATTAGTATCAGTGGTCGTCTAAAAGCCATCTGTCTCAGGTTTTGGTTGTTACTGCCGACGACAACttctcgtttttatttaatactactaCAGTATATGCTTTATATTTAAATACTCTAATTTTTATCCAATGTAAATTAAGGAAGGATCCTAATTGTTATTTCGGCTGAGGCTAACAAATCCGTTGGGTAGATTACAGAGTTTTTTATTTACTGTTCACAAATTATGTTTGGAGTGGTGCATATTAAAACCGCAGATTAACTATGAATCACTTGTTgatacaaatagagttggtgTGCGGTGATTTGTTGTTCGTCCCAAAAATAGAATGGACTAAATTGTTGAGGAATTTATCCACCCTAACCACTAAATCCTAAGTTCATTAGTTTTCTCAACTCAAAGATCATTATTGATGTGTTTTCTCAACTCAAAGATCATCAATCTACAATCGGGATATCTATAACATTCTCAATTTTGACAACTACatatcctctatatattaatagaaaagcaCACTCTtgaaaaaagctgatgtgtcgccgccagagaACTCGAGACACATTTAGCTATTTAGCCttatttagatttattatttacaactaCTTaccattgtgtttttttttaaaaacaaatgtgttattgttaaaaactttatcacataaacttattaatattaattaagtttaagctttaaatatattttatatattagaaaaatgatttattgaaataCATGTGTAACCCATGCGGATCTCACAAATTCAAGCAAGGCGGATACAAAGACATTTTAcggctcaaaatatttaaacccgtTGCGGAATGGCTTAGCAGACGGGTTTGACGggattaacaattttatttaaattattgggttcatgtaattttagttttttacaatttttaccTGCTTTGatagttcaagattttgataaaaatctaataatcactATTTTTGTTCACATTCTATCCAGATCCGCCATCAtttcaatctaaaatttatggtgaaacaattactttaaaatttcataaacttgatgaattcaaaccaatataagtttaaatgttatactaaataaatatatttataaatgtaataactcaaacaaaatttttactcCGTGCAAAATCATGGGTTATTACCTAGTGTATTTTGGGGAAATAGTTATTGGTTCAATTTGAACCATCCAACCAACAATCTTTTTAAAACCATAGCACAA from the Camelina sativa cultivar DH55 chromosome 12, Cs, whole genome shotgun sequence genome contains:
- the LOC104733674 gene encoding uncharacterized protein At4g14100-like; this translates as CHKVGILRPNWLDGAKYLGQKNVSGFLCNVWEKVDFIWYYEDVETKRPVQWIFYTGREAHLMTFEVGAVLEDEKWQAPVYCFNKEKKGLSTKGALREFRGYREKAAM